In Rhodospirillum rubrum ATCC 11170, a genomic segment contains:
- the prpB gene encoding methylisocitrate lyase encodes MPYLIADTLPKESAGTRFRALLNRPEILRLPGAHNGHAALQARAAGFEGVYLSGAAMSASMGLPDLGILTIEDVAFFIRQIVRSAGLPLLVDGDTGYGEALNVMHMVRTFEEAGAGAVHLEDQLLPKKCGHLNDKKLAKADDMAAKVAAARKAARDIVIIARTDAAASEGLEGAIARARLYVEAGADAIFPEALNTQEMFRAFAERMPGVPLLANMTEFGKTPFFTATEFAEMGYAMVIWPVSSLRVANKAQAELYAAIARDGGAHRMVERMQTRAELYATIGLHDYEALDASIVQTLIPQGSPHR; translated from the coding sequence ATGCCCTATCTGATTGCCGACACCTTGCCAAAGGAAAGCGCGGGCACCCGCTTCCGGGCGCTTTTGAACCGCCCGGAGATCCTCAGACTTCCCGGCGCCCATAACGGACATGCCGCCTTGCAGGCCCGCGCGGCGGGCTTCGAGGGGGTGTATCTTTCGGGCGCGGCGATGAGCGCCTCCATGGGGCTGCCCGATCTCGGCATCCTCACCATCGAAGACGTCGCCTTCTTCATCCGCCAGATCGTCCGCTCCGCCGGCTTGCCGCTGCTGGTCGATGGCGATACCGGCTATGGCGAAGCGCTCAACGTCATGCACATGGTCCGCACCTTTGAAGAGGCCGGCGCCGGGGCGGTCCACCTGGAGGACCAACTCCTTCCCAAGAAATGCGGGCACCTCAACGACAAGAAACTGGCCAAAGCCGACGACATGGCGGCCAAAGTGGCGGCGGCCAGGAAAGCCGCCCGCGACATCGTGATCATCGCCCGCACCGACGCGGCCGCCAGCGAGGGGCTGGAGGGCGCGATCGCCCGCGCCAGATTATACGTGGAAGCCGGCGCCGACGCGATTTTCCCCGAGGCGCTCAATACGCAAGAGATGTTCCGGGCCTTCGCCGAGCGGATGCCCGGCGTTCCCCTGTTGGCCAATATGACCGAATTCGGCAAGACGCCCTTTTTCACCGCCACCGAATTCGCCGAGATGGGCTATGCCATGGTCATCTGGCCGGTCTCTTCCCTGCGCGTCGCCAACAAGGCGCAGGCCGAGCTTTACGCCGCCATCGCCCGGGATGGGGGGGCCCACCGCATGGTCGAGCGCATGCAGACCCGTGCGGAGCTTTACGCCACCATCGGCCTGCATGATTACGAGGCGCTCGACGCCTCAATCGTCCAGACGCTGATCCCGCAAGGCTCTCCCCACCGCTGA